One window of the Sphaerochaeta associata genome contains the following:
- a CDS encoding DUF4406 domain-containing protein, with protein MDRTPYEAMKAIEKQARPHFDYHPMVYICSPYAGNIEENVFHARRYSRFAVEKGYLPITPHLLYPQFLDDGLQSERDLGMFFGIVLMSKCSEVWVFGERISTGMQIEIERARCKGYKVRFFGSDCIELSCKKD; from the coding sequence ATGGATAGGACCCCTTATGAGGCCATGAAGGCTATTGAGAAACAAGCTAGACCACACTTTGATTATCATCCCATGGTATATATCTGCTCCCCGTATGCTGGAAATATCGAAGAGAATGTGTTCCATGCCCGACGTTACAGCCGTTTTGCAGTCGAAAAAGGTTATCTCCCGATAACCCCTCACCTGCTCTATCCACAGTTTCTTGATGACGGTCTTCAGAGCGAACGCGATCTGGGCATGTTCTTCGGCATTGTGCTCATGAGTAAATGTTCGGAGGTTTGGGTGTTTGGTGAAAGGATCAGTACAGGAATGCAAATTGAGATTGAGAGGGCTCGCTGCAAGGGATACAAGGTGAGATTTTTCGGCAGTGATTGTATAGAACTCAGTTGCAAGAAGGATTAA
- a CDS encoding restriction endonuclease encodes MIFDREPKDWKELQKFVGQLFSECGFNAEVSKVVELVRGKKEIDVFVQDVESEYKPVILVECKFWNRPIDQEVIHSFRTVLNDYGANLGYIVSKVGFQQGCIDAAMKTNIKLVTLKDIENQYFERWKKALARKYRKYADPLFPYWDYPGKRVADGGAIDSKKWILVHQAYRPICELGPGDDLVSTYTKNLPFVLPIINDSLEVIGSLTITTYRELFNFINENKEKALKHYKILYREEV; translated from the coding sequence ATGATATTTGATCGAGAACCGAAAGACTGGAAAGAACTCCAAAAATTTGTAGGGCAATTGTTCAGTGAATGTGGATTTAACGCTGAAGTTTCAAAAGTAGTTGAGCTTGTACGGGGCAAAAAAGAAATTGATGTGTTTGTCCAAGATGTTGAAAGTGAGTATAAACCTGTAATACTAGTTGAATGTAAGTTTTGGAATAGGCCAATTGATCAAGAGGTAATTCATTCTTTCCGAACAGTATTGAATGACTATGGTGCTAACCTTGGTTATATCGTGTCAAAGGTGGGGTTTCAGCAAGGATGCATCGATGCAGCCATGAAAACTAACATTAAACTTGTGACGTTGAAAGATATTGAGAATCAGTATTTTGAGAGATGGAAAAAAGCTCTGGCAAGAAAATATAGGAAGTATGCTGACCCCTTATTTCCATATTGGGATTACCCTGGTAAACGGGTAGCTGATGGTGGAGCAATAGACTCAAAGAAATGGATTTTGGTTCATCAAGCATATCGACCAATATGTGAACTTGGCCCAGGTGATGACTTGGTAAGTACGTATACAAAGAATCTTCCTTTCGTTTTGCCAATTATCAATGATAGTCTTGAAGTAATTGGATCTTTGACAATAACCACCTATAGGGAACTATTTAATTTTATAAATGAAAATAAAGAAAAAGCACTTAAGCATTACAAAATTTTATACAGAGAAGAAGTCTAG
- a CDS encoding AAA family ATPase, which yields MSEGLDERILKSWKLNSNIDEVNFKQKNIIFGLNGSGKSSLANILQANFFRKHNPKHFRIFSENYVKETLSLKDGRIRGVISNFGKKNVDIEQQIEGNLSAINDRKVQMNRYDEKIKDSIQTTEKFMEDVLNRRRGTNNKIHNKPKAKTVHEKVNLWIKDYDDSIKLFPDEKYNEITGDANFSVESENVNLCIVPDTIDINKLKIENLSELLSKNFKDIDIPSQEIISWLETGLKIHKGKTKCEFCGSSIHYDDIYDHITSYLQNEKQKASRQLTEIHHELVAIQQVVEELKRNFGKYRDLFLQQEDDNHFNVISAAEREIHNALSAVDLKTDRMDLSVSIEIDSLKKAILDVNNSVRFIKDSKIAYSQNILEKVNRLELLVKGAIGYELKNSKIVNENLAKIAEWEDEVQRLKKEKADLENKNEILTAEKSDLSNFARFLNATLRDMNLDFFLKLDGDVYRLEHNDGTTLRLDDVSEGERNLLSLIYFYYEMLDDNEISLKEDIEGIVLDDPISSLDDNNKFYILELIKSLLDYDLPKIYILTHSWDDFCAMTYGRNDRDTYAFFEIKKESQVSRINEIEGSKLLSPYMQMYCEVDAFCNKKVEEIPPQESLHMPNTMRRVLEEYVKFNVNLDYATATHTGDIAKALFKCEISDLSNSKKQKLDLLLSVCNILSHKATHPHNPSEIHKAAKFLRNTIRECDKYHHLKMTCYSARTS from the coding sequence ATGTCAGAAGGTTTAGATGAGAGAATTTTGAAGTCTTGGAAGTTGAATTCGAATATTGATGAAGTTAATTTTAAACAAAAGAATATTATATTTGGTCTAAACGGTTCAGGGAAAAGTTCTCTTGCGAATATACTACAAGCCAATTTTTTCAGAAAACATAATCCAAAGCATTTCCGAATTTTCAGTGAGAACTATGTGAAGGAAACCCTTTCACTGAAGGATGGCAGAATCCGCGGTGTAATCTCAAATTTTGGAAAGAAGAATGTAGATATTGAGCAGCAAATCGAAGGTAACCTGAGTGCAATCAACGACCGGAAAGTACAGATGAACCGATATGATGAAAAAATAAAAGATTCTATTCAGACCACAGAAAAGTTCATGGAAGATGTTTTAAATCGAAGGAGGGGAACAAATAATAAAATTCACAATAAGCCTAAAGCAAAGACGGTACATGAGAAAGTCAATTTATGGATTAAGGATTATGACGACAGCATAAAATTATTTCCAGATGAAAAATATAATGAAATTACTGGTGATGCAAATTTTTCTGTGGAGAGTGAGAATGTTAATTTATGTATAGTTCCTGATACTATAGATATTAATAAGCTGAAGATTGAAAATTTGAGTGAGCTGCTCAGCAAAAATTTCAAGGATATTGATATTCCTAGCCAAGAAATAATTTCTTGGTTGGAAACAGGACTAAAAATTCATAAGGGAAAAACAAAGTGCGAATTTTGTGGATCCTCAATCCATTACGATGATATTTATGATCATATAACCTCATATTTACAGAATGAGAAACAAAAGGCCTCTAGGCAGCTAACAGAGATTCATCACGAACTAGTGGCTATTCAACAAGTAGTTGAGGAATTAAAAAGGAATTTTGGTAAATATAGAGACTTGTTTCTTCAACAAGAGGATGACAATCATTTTAATGTAATAAGTGCCGCGGAAAGAGAGATTCATAATGCTCTCTCTGCTGTTGATTTGAAAACTGATAGGATGGATTTATCAGTTTCAATTGAGATTGACTCACTTAAGAAAGCAATTCTAGATGTCAACAATAGCGTTAGATTCATAAAAGATTCTAAGATTGCCTACTCACAAAATATTCTTGAAAAGGTAAACCGGTTAGAGCTTCTTGTCAAAGGTGCTATTGGGTATGAATTAAAGAATTCAAAGATCGTTAATGAAAATTTAGCAAAGATTGCTGAGTGGGAAGATGAGGTCCAAAGACTTAAAAAGGAAAAGGCAGACCTTGAGAATAAGAATGAGATCCTTACAGCGGAAAAATCGGATTTGTCTAATTTCGCCAGATTTTTGAATGCGACATTGAGGGATATGAACCTGGATTTCTTTCTCAAGTTGGATGGGGATGTATATCGTCTCGAACATAATGATGGAACCACATTGCGACTAGATGATGTCAGTGAAGGAGAACGGAATTTGCTTTCATTGATTTATTTCTACTACGAAATGCTTGATGACAACGAAATCTCGTTGAAGGAAGATATTGAAGGCATTGTATTGGATGATCCAATATCCAGTTTAGATGACAATAATAAATTCTATATATTAGAACTAATAAAATCTCTGCTGGATTATGATTTGCCTAAGATCTATATTCTCACTCACTCTTGGGATGATTTTTGTGCCATGACATATGGTCGGAATGATAGAGATACCTATGCATTTTTTGAGATTAAAAAGGAATCTCAAGTAAGCAGGATTAATGAAATTGAAGGATCCAAGCTACTAAGTCCATATATGCAAATGTATTGCGAGGTGGACGCTTTCTGCAACAAGAAAGTTGAAGAAATTCCTCCCCAAGAATCACTTCACATGCCAAATACGATGAGAAGAGTTTTGGAGGAGTATGTCAAATTCAATGTAAACCTAGACTATGCTACTGCAACTCATACTGGGGACATCGCTAAAGCCTTATTCAAGTGTGAGATTAGTGATTTGTCAAATAGTAAGAAACAAAAACTTGATTTACTCCTTTCTGTTTGTAACATCTTATCACATAAGGCCACACATCCTCACAATCCATCGGAGATACATAAAGCAGCCAAATTTTTACGAAATACAATTAGAGAGTGTGATAAATACCATCATCTGAAAATGACTTGTTATAGTGCAAGAACTTCCTAG